In one Candidatus Dechloromonas phosphoritropha genomic region, the following are encoded:
- a CDS encoding ISAs1 family transposase → MECLNEIDDPRKASNGTRHDFREMLVMAIAGVLSDCDSVEDAAAWAQSREQWLRRFLVLKNGVPSEDTFLRLFRLLDPGQFEASFRRWVTQAVPTLAGTIAVDGKTVRGSGNGGEDAIHLVSAFATQLGIALGQEKVCGKSNEITAIPELLEALAIDGFLVSIDAMGCQRAIARKIIDKKADYLLAVKGNQPKLFNAIQGAFIDRRETAGRNEHVEKSHGRVVAQIASILPAEGVVVLADWPECAVIGRIDSVRQVTGKAATLEQRYYIASRALTPEQLAQAARSHWGIENQLHWMLDVTMGEDGSTVREDHAPQNLSLLKKIVLNLIRLDKTDKKKCSLRLKRKRAAWDDEVRMNMLGFQAL, encoded by the coding sequence ATGGAATGCTTGAACGAAATCGATGATCCCCGGAAGGCCAGCAATGGGACGCGGCATGACTTTCGGGAGATGCTCGTGATGGCGATCGCCGGTGTTCTCTCGGATTGCGACAGTGTGGAAGACGCTGCTGCCTGGGCGCAATCGCGTGAGCAGTGGTTGCGTCGGTTTCTGGTGCTGAAAAATGGCGTGCCGTCCGAAGACACCTTTCTGCGACTCTTTCGCCTGCTTGATCCTGGGCAATTCGAAGCCAGCTTCCGGCGCTGGGTGACTCAGGCCGTACCGACGTTGGCAGGAACGATTGCGGTCGACGGCAAAACGGTGCGTGGATCGGGCAATGGTGGCGAAGACGCCATTCACCTGGTTAGCGCCTTCGCCACCCAACTGGGCATTGCCCTGGGTCAGGAGAAGGTCTGCGGCAAGAGCAACGAAATCACCGCCATTCCCGAATTGCTTGAAGCGCTTGCGATCGACGGCTTTCTGGTCAGTATCGATGCCATGGGCTGCCAGCGCGCCATTGCCCGAAAGATCATTGACAAAAAAGCGGATTACCTGCTCGCCGTCAAAGGCAATCAACCCAAGCTGTTCAACGCGATCCAGGGCGCTTTCATTGATCGTCGAGAGACAGCGGGGCGAAACGAACACGTCGAGAAATCGCATGGCCGCGTGGTGGCGCAAATCGCGTCGATCCTGCCAGCGGAAGGCGTCGTGGTGTTGGCTGACTGGCCGGAGTGCGCCGTCATTGGCCGCATTGACTCGGTACGTCAGGTCACCGGCAAGGCGGCGACGCTGGAGCAACGGTATTACATTGCCTCGCGGGCTTTGACGCCTGAGCAACTGGCCCAAGCGGCCCGTAGCCATTGGGGAATCGAGAACCAACTTCATTGGATGCTTGATGTCACGATGGGCGAGGACGGCAGTACGGTGCGTGAAGACCATGCGCCACAAAACCTCTCCCTGCTCAAGAAGATCGTCCTCAATCTCATTCGCCTGGATAAGACCGACAAAAAGAAATGCAGCTTGCGCTTGAAGCGCAAGCGGGCGGCCTGGGATGATGAGGTACGCATGAATATGTTGGGGTTTCAGGCATTATGA
- a CDS encoding aldo/keto reductase, with translation MKKRQLGQGLEVSALGLGCMGMSWSYSPKPDRAEMIGQIRFAVEQGVTFFDTAEVYGPLDNEDLLGEALEPFRGQVVIATKFGHRAAFDGEARWSIQDSRPEHIKTVVEGSLKRLRVEAIDLYYQHRVDPSVPVEDVAGAVKDLIAQGKIKHFGLSEANAQTIRRAHAVQPVTALQSEYSLWYREPEKVVLPTLEELAIGFVPFSPLGKGFLTGKIDAKTQFDSSDFRNAVPRFTPEARLANQALVDLLGVVAARKGATTGQIALAWLLAQKPWIVPIPGTTKRNRLAENIAAAEVGLSAEDLREIESAASKITIQGARYPQGLRTRNE, from the coding sequence ATGAAGAAGCGTCAACTTGGCCAAGGCCTGGAAGTGTCAGCCTTGGGGCTGGGTTGCATGGGCATGAGTTGGTCGTACAGCCCCAAGCCGGACCGTGCCGAGATGATCGGTCAGATCCGCTTTGCCGTGGAGCAAGGTGTGACATTCTTCGACACGGCTGAAGTCTACGGGCCGCTCGACAATGAAGATTTGCTGGGCGAGGCCCTTGAACCCTTCCGGGGCCAGGTGGTGATTGCCACCAAGTTCGGCCACCGGGCGGCCTTCGACGGCGAGGCGCGCTGGAGCATACAGGACAGCCGTCCCGAGCACATCAAGACGGTGGTGGAGGGCTCGCTCAAGCGTCTGCGGGTCGAAGCCATCGACCTGTACTACCAGCACCGTGTCGACCCCAGCGTCCCGGTCGAGGACGTGGCCGGCGCGGTCAAGGACTTGATCGCGCAGGGTAAGATCAAGCATTTCGGTCTCTCCGAGGCCAACGCACAAACGATCCGTCGCGCCCATGCGGTGCAACCCGTCACAGCACTGCAGAGCGAGTATTCGCTGTGGTACCGCGAACCCGAGAAAGTGGTTCTGCCAACACTGGAGGAACTGGCCATCGGCTTCGTGCCCTTCAGCCCGCTCGGCAAGGGCTTTCTCACCGGGAAGATCGATGCCAAGACGCAATTCGACAGCAGCGACTTCCGCAATGCCGTGCCGCGTTTCACGCCCGAGGCGCGGCTGGCCAACCAGGCGTTGGTTGACCTGCTTGGCGTCGTCGCCGCACGCAAGGGGGCGACGACGGGCCAGATCGCCTTGGCCTGGCTGCTGGCGCAGAAGCCCTGGATCGTGCCCATCCCGGGCACGACCAAGCGTAACCGCCTGGCGGAGAACATCGCTGCGGCCGAAGTCGGCCTGAGCGCGGAGGACCTGCGCGAGATCGAGAGCGCGGCTTCTAAGATCACGATCCAGGGCGCGCGCTACCCCCAGGGCCTCCGCACTCGGAATGAATAA